The window TTAAACTCCCACAAGATCCAAAGGCATCCTTCTTTGCTACATGTCAAGAAGCTGTCCGTAAAGATGTCGAAcgtgcttttggagtcttgcaagctcgctTCGCCGTAGTCAAAAATCCGGCTGTTGTCCATAATAAGGAAACAATTGGAAAGATTATGAGAGCTTTTATCAAACTTCACATGTGGACTTAGATATACATTCAAATGTCAGCAATATGATGACCATGCTGAGCAAGCGGAAGGAAGTTcgtaatcaaataaaacatcaacaattgaaggatgatttggttgagcatatatggcaaaaatttggcacaaatcaaaattacaacTAAACTTTGTCCCTATTTGTGATTTCTGcttctatttttatatgtttttatgttttgtatgtttaaaagtttatgaatgcaataataaaatcttcatagtttaaatatttaaaaattatatatatattttttaactaagaACCTCACTTTTAAGAGTTTACCATTGGagaaatacaaatttaattaacaaacaaaagttcttaacttaTAAAAGTACactttttattactaaaaaatgtaagaaccccaaaaatcaaaacctacCAATAAACATGCTCTAACAAACTCTTATACAAGTCGCTTTATCTATAAAAACATCCTAGAATTTTGATTCTTCTTATTAATTACGTGGAAAGCCTTTGCCTTCGTTGACATTCTTCATCATACGCTGGATGTATTATGATGGTCTTCCCTGATACTCGGGCATGTTGCAGTTGCGTAACCATTTTGGTAGTCTCACCGGAAATGGAAGTTCCCCAACCTCATAGAATGAAGTTCCAAGCAAACCTTCGATTATGTCCGGTTGCATAAAGTGGACCAGCAGCCATATGAAtaagcttctttctttctgtctCTGATCGATTTTAATTATAGTGTTTGTAAAAATAAACATCcacaaaaaatcaatatatacaGTTAATATTCTCGTATTGACAAAGGTTCAACTGTAGCACATTGGCTGCATGCATGGGGCTCTAAGATCATTTCCATCCCACATCTTTTAAAATTGGaatctcaaatttattttattaatcttttaatacaataatattatctaatttaattagttattttttttttaaaaagtagacCAATCAGATTGTGACACAGAAGCAAGAGAGGGTCAGAAGAGTGTCTCTGTGGATCACCTACGAGACCTTGTGTCTCTTTTTTCCTcagctttttaatttttttttgtttttttattaaaagacaTCCTACAGGACGTGGGATAAGAATACTCTAATATATAATGAATGAGTTTCTCCATGATTTCCGAGgaattactttttaatatataaggttaatattctcatatcaacaaaaattccgctgtagcacattggctgCATGTATAGGACTAAAATTAATAGTGAGTGAGTGAATTCCTTCATGATCTCCGGGTACAAAGGATTCATTTGCAAGAATAGTGAACATATGATTATATGAGACGAAGCTAAAAAATGTCTTAACTCTTTCATgttgaatttaaataatatgaattttaatattcaatattcaatattattctataatctaactaaaatttttagaaaatctatataataataaaaatctgaataaatgccaacaaaaattacaattttttgtcGTACTGATCAACTTATGGAAATAGTATTTGTGATGTCCATACATGATTCTACTACAGTACTATGATTCATTGTTGGTAAGAACTAAGAGTGTAGTCCAAATTGGTTTTAGaccaaattcaaaataatattgtgACTCGAATAACTTTGAAATAGTGGCTAAATCAAAATACTATGCTCGGATCTGCCCAAGTTTGGACCAAtatttgttaaaacaaaaatgaactatttatttattagctaaaccaaaaaaatatcttaatctATTTGTCTCAACAACAGTTTAGTTAGAATTATAATGGTGTGCACGAAGCCCAGATTGTCCCCTAATAGTTTCTAATTTGAGTTATTAGAGGCTCTTTAAGCCATCCATATCAGTTTTTTCACATGATGGAGATACCCTACACATATATTGTACAATTTAACTCTTTAATTTTGGTGTGTTTCTTGAGattattagagaaaaaatatatggattCATTTAGGTCCAATATATGGATTCATTTATATCCATATATTAGAGAGAAGCAATAGGCGGAAAAAATTACGAATCAGAAATCTGAGAATTTTTCATAGATCGTGACtataataggaaaaaaaattaattaaatcgtTATAATCGAAATGATTATGAAAAGAGACAAAGAGACTTggtataaaatgttaattttctttttgctttacTTATGACGATTGGATCTCTAAATATTATGTTTACATGACAAGCTAAAAAAGGTGATGTGGATGACTTTAGGAGCCTCAAATAGCTATTTTCATTAGGAACTAGATGGTTGTTCACGCGATGTGTGaatactttatttttagttgtttatatatttttattgatttgtaattatgatagaatcatatatatatatatatatatacatacatgatttgatttgattgtttgatatattgagtatagtttacattaaattttatatagatataaattataagggtaattgtatatatatgacaacaaattagtaatttttttggttattgaaatgttgattatatatatatagttattattcaTAATAAAATCTTGTTCATATTGTTATGAGAAACATTTGATTTTCCAAAAAAGTGgatgaagacaaaaaaattccATGTAACAAAACATGAAAGTTTTATTGGGCAGAATTCCACAAATCTCAAGGCAAGACAAGGTACGCAATGGATGCTATTATTGGGCAGCTGTTTCTCTTCTCATCTGGATATGTTGCTTCACAAACTACAAAGGATAAAATGATGGAATAGTGAAAGTATGAGAAAGTTGAAGACCATCTAACATTTTGAGTTGGATGctaaaaattcctaaaatatatccatcataaattacatatttagtattttaatatCACCCTTTTCTATATAACTTTTTTCAAACGGTTTTCTAACATCATAAAAATGAAAACgcattatatataattaaaaaaaaaattccaactaATTTCATCGATAAGTTTTTGCATTTACGTAAcatcttacatatatttttttaaaaagaaaaaagtaaactaacaaataaaaatcaaaacatatgtaaaatataaacaaaatataagtaaaatattttttcatgtgtgttttaataaaaaaataaaactgactCTCAAATGTCATACCATCTCCTTTTCATTATCAGgttagcattttgttagttcatttataaaaaaaaaatttgtataaaatttaatacaaattctcaagttttaatgtgatttttaaaatctttcttTCAAACATCTAATACTATAATgtattaatacaaataaaagattaagaaatatgaagctaaattcatatttaataatatattattgttttctatatttctaAAAGAAATCCTTAgtgaattttaattaacaatataatgaaattaatagactttatatattaaaaaattaataaaatgacacatgtcaaaaaatTATGATTCACATGGCAGCTTGTcagagatttgattttgtagaaacctaacattattatataagcTATGTGTACgtatgttacaaaataatataacagtttatattgatttaaattgtgTGTAGTGACtaagtaattaatattgtaaCGGTTGGACTCATTAAAACCCACTTGAATGCATTCATTTTAAGATTCGCTCCAAAATTACACATCAGTTTaatgttaataaataatatatattaaaacatgaaattttaaatgatacaaTAAGGAGAGTGTGAAACTTTAATCACAAACAATAATCTAAAGTGTGACTAGTGTTTTATTGGTTatcttaaaaagagaaaaataaattgatcgTAAAGTGTTTTTTTGGTATACCTTATACTTTGCTTCAATTTTCACAAACACATTTAATATGAAATATGATTGAAGAAATACATTTTGTATATGATAGaagacatatattttatatttatatcaaatgaGTAGATAATTAAGGTATAAATAATACATCTGTTgctgaaaaataaataaatgaatgtgTTTATTTGCAACACAAACGTTACATAAATAAACACAAGTCACTgcacaaatataaataagacATGTTAGCAAAAACatactatttcaaaaaaaaatattataaaacaaatttaaaagtgAGTAGATGCCTAACACGGGGAAAACAGTAAAAATCAACCCAAACTATTTTTCAAACGCTTTTTCATACCTGAACTTTGGCACCTTGTAAAAATCGACCTAAActatccaaaaaaatcaaatttaaaatctGAACTATGTAAATTTGGCCGATTTCAACATCTATTTAAACAATGTTAATTAGCGGGTTACCAGTACTGAGCTAAAATGACAGCATgacaaagaaatgaaattaaaattagtcaaaatgTCGTCATTTTGAagtgaaaataatattattggtTAGAAGATGGACTCGAACCTGTGGAGCATAAGCCACTAAAATTACTACCATACCATTGCGCCATATTGATTCATTATGAACTAGCTCACAACGTTTCAATATATcctatttgtttttgtctcttcttcttcttttgcttccatCGGGACTGAGACCAGCCGCCGGGACAAAAGCTCtagaatccaaaaatcaaattggAAAAGAAGCCCATGTTAACCCAAGTACTTCCAATAACAATCATGCTAAGAACAATTTGATTTATTCATATCAATTTGAATCATAAATTGGCAAATCATAATCGAAATTAGAAAGGTTGTCTCTACTCTTAATTTGAAAACGACATGAGGTCAATAGCTTCGACGGAGAGAAACCAATCACTTTTTGCCGGAGTCCACAGATCTGGAGATTCCTCGGCATAGTAAACGAAGAAACGGCGTTAAATGAACAAAGCGGACGATTAAAAGGAAGTGATACTTGTGACGACAAAAGAGAGATCATTGCACGCAGAGAGGAGAGACGAAGATGACAAGCCCGACAAGTCCAAATTTTTGCTCTACAGATAACTCTGTTTAATAAGTTATCCTACAAAAGAAGACCAATAAGTTGCTGTGTCCGAGTGGTTATAGCGGagaagttaattttatttgggCTTCATCCACCCGAGTTCAAATCCTATAATATGtgattttatagtatttttaaaactaaaacgaCGTATGCAAATTCTTGTCATGTGTTTGCCACAGTGTCATTTGACTCAGCACCGTTAACACGCTAATTAACACTGTTTAAATAGATGTTGAAATCGGCCAAATTCACATAGTTCaagtttaaaatttgattttttggatggtttagattgatttttacagGGTACCAAAATTCAGGTATGAAAAAGCGTTTGAGAAATTGTACATGTATGAAAAAGCGTTTTATGAAAAAGCCGTTTTAAAAAATCCGATGTATGAATCGAACATATTAGAATTGTACATGTATGAAAAAGCCGTTTTCCGTTTTAACTCCTCTCCTCAAAACTTTTAGCTTTttgaaaattgagaaaaaagcCGAAAAATACATCatctgttttttatttggacgtttaatacctcgtctttttcgttggaagaaaaatacctcatttaattatCGTTGGCttagaaatatttaatctttatatTGTTGCCGGATTCTAACCCACGGTTTAACAGTCTTTAACGGACGTTACGGATCATCAAACAGGCGGTAAATCAAATAACTTGtgtgtatatagatatatacaataCATTTACCTTATTTGAGTGATATGTTGTCGTAGTGTAGTGGTTAGAAGTGGGTTGGTTTAGTTTCCTAACCACGCTTCGAACCCCCCTCCTCccctaaaactttttttatttttctttcttcttcacacgaTCAGTCAAAACTCTAAAGAATTGTTGAAGAAGagtgtttgattgtttggattCTTAAAAGTTTTTCTGTtctgttttgagatttttcGAATCAGATCCAACGAATcaaatctgatttttatttctttcatttccAGAATCTGAAGAGTCATACAAACTCTCCCCAATGATTATCCTCGATGTTGTTTCtagtggaaaaagaaaaaaaaaacatcagaaaGTGTAAGATGGTGAATTCAAACTGGCGTGCCCAAGTGTTTAATAAGACAAATGGTACCAGTGGACCATGTAAATATATTCACCAAAGcatctataaatttttatttatctatgtaAACATGTGTGATTTGATTTTAACGTCCATTAAAAACTGTTAAACCGCGGGTTAGAATCCAACAACAatataaagattaaatatttttaagccaacgataattaaatgaggtatttttcttcctacaaaaaaagacgaggtattaaacgtccaaataaaaaatagatgaggtatttttcggcttttttccctttttgaaATGCTTGAGTATTTACTATTTCATTTAAACTCCTCTCCTATTTCATCATCTTGTTGTGGTAGCAAGTATTTACTATTTCATTTAGGGTTTATTGTCTAAATGGGCATTTGTTGCCCCAAAACTTTGAAAATGAGCATTTTTATCCATACTCTCAGATTTAGGCCTTTTTACATAaggaaaataacatttttaccCCTGTCTCTTTGTTTACTCTCTCGACCAAAAACCTTTTTCTCCGACAACAACTTTAATTTTCCGGCGATAATCCttgtttttgaataaagaaaactaaaccctaacatgATAATGTCTAGTGAACCCAAGGGTTCTAATCAAAACTTCcatttcattttaaaatctaaaccaaattgAAAAATTACATGTTTCACCATCTCATCATCTCGTCACCATCATCTCCACAAATCGTCGTTCATGTTTCAGTTGATcaattgaagaaaagaaaatgagggCAAAATTGTGTTTGCACAATCTTAAAAATGCCTAAATTTGTACGTATGGATAGAAAGCTCTGATTCTACAatactcattaaaaaaaatatcgatttctgtgaagtgaccttagtgtaGTGATCAAAgctaagtccttaatgcacaaggcactaTCACACCAGAGATCTAGTCCCACTCtttacgaatgtagggattaggctaatgggccggcctgttgtgccccaatagttgacaaaaaaaatatatcgaTTTCGTAATTAACTATTTCATTTAATTAccataaaaaagaataaattacaccagaattgtttttttttaagattgaaatgtagaggggtgtattcaacttgatattttaattgatttgtgtaaaatttacaaattctatgttattcaatcatggattttaaaaagtctattaaaatccactgttattgaactgatgatttaaaaatctactttaaaatccattaaaatccactgttattgaactgatgatttaaaaatctactttaaaatccactgttattcaaaacagttttgttgattaggattttaataatttttaggattctgaagaatttgtttagttaaaaatacagaaatccaaatctcatggttttaggtgggatttaaaaaaaatttacagaaaatcatatgaacttccctaTAGTTTGAATACACCATCCCCCTCCCCCGGTAAACTTTTCCTTCCAAGGCATATTTATCTCAATAGCGAAATCTGTCTTTTATAAATAATTCATTACTTAAACTGGCTGATATAGTCGTGAACCACCTTATCTCGTACTTGAACTCTTGACATGCGGTTACTGTTATGTCTTATCAATGTGCCttgttttagataatttttaacAATTCGGCAGAAATTTAGATAACCGGAAAATCCGAATTTAACCGagtaaaccgaaaaaaccgagaGTCTCCGTTTGGTTCGAACCAATAGCTCAAAAGGCTACACTTtgatttgtttgtaaaaaaacaGCGGGAGATGTACTTTTGGGGGAAGGAGAGGAGATGGCGAGGAAGAGAGAAAGTCCCAAGCTTGTCAAAATCAAAGACGCCATTAATCTCATCAACCAACGCGTTAGTCTAATCGGTATCGTTATTGAACAAAGAGAACCCAAACGATGTCGCAACAAtggtattttgttttgtgaaaacCCTAACATTTTACCCCAAAAAAGGTCTTTACTTTTATCGATTCTTGAATTGAAATTGCGAATACTTTCTGCTGaaagattgaatctttttgacattttttagATTGGATTTGTACGCTTCGTGTAATTGATGATACATACCCAAGTCCTGGATTTACAGTAAATGTATTTAGTAACACTCTTGAACAACTTCCTCAAATCAAGAATTACGACGATATGATTCTCTTTACACGCATCAAGGTACATGACTCTGTGTCTCCTTAATTTCCtttgttgtgttttgattttgtggaatcaaaagtttggattttttttttgttgtttttgttttttgtgtagATGCAAACGTTTGATAGTGGGAAAAGAGTAAATTCTGCTTGTGATAGATGGGTTTCTTCGTTTGCGCTGTTCGAAGGAGGAGGTACTGGCAAGGATTTTGTTTGTTACCAATGCTCTTCGAATtttcatgaagaagaagcattATACAAGAGTTCCATGGATGATCTACGCAAAGTTTTTGCCGGTTCTAGCGGATTTCTTAAAGGTAACAATGTTAgcttgttttgtgttatcaATTTTTCGTATTGTTTCAAGATTTATACTGTCGAAGTCACTCTGCAGCAGTATAAAGAGGCGCAAGAACTCTTCAGTGGCTTTAGATAGATTAATAACTTGAAAGGATTCTCATAAGCTTTCATTTCCTCTTTTGGTTCATAGCTCAGAGTTCAATTTACAGAGTAACACCTTGCTCCCAAGAAAAAATTTCATTCTTGAGAGAGATCAAGAATGGGAAATGCTTTGATTTGGTGTGCAAGGTACGAAGAAGACTTAACTCTTACATTTGTTGCTCTATACTCTCAAATAATATCAGAAGCGTGTGTGTCGTTGGTTACTTAAAATCCTTTTGGCATAAATTATAGACAAATTTATCTTTTGATAACTGATCTTACACTCCTGTATTCTGCTGTTTACTGTAATGGAGATCCTCCATGCCGATGAACAAATGAGCACCGTTTTTGTATGGGATGGAACTGATGCTCCCCCAGCATTTATTCTGACAAAGTGAGTATTAGGCATTATCACTCATGTGTGGCATTAGTTTCCAATATATCAGTTGAGATTAGATGTTAGTATCGCACctcttgaaaattttgatctaaaCTTTTCCAGCTTTTGATTAACTGACTTTCCGCTTTCCATACTCTACGcttactatttttatatttggtgTACAATGTTTGGCTATTGATAGGGGAGTTGAAGAAGACGAGGCATTTAGCAGTCTCTCAGTTAATACTTTTCTGTCCAGAGATACATTGCTCAGCTTTCCAACACTTGGAACGATCTTGAGAGTTTCTCTAAGCAATCATCTATTTCATCAGGTTAAACCTGGTGACTGGGTGAAACTTCACCATTTACTCTGTGAAGTTGATAGGGGATCTTGGGTAGGTAAAGTTACCAACTCTACAAAGGTTCGTCACGCTCAAGATGAtagtttagttaaaaaaataatgaggtTAGTACTTTTGAGGTTTCTTTCGGTATATACTTCTGACCTTTCCGCTTACcacttttggatttttatgtATGTTCCCAAAACTAGGATATATGATAAGAGAATAGCGTCAAAGTTGGGACACATTCCATATTGGAGTTTTCCGTCGCCTCCTGGATTAACAGGTTGCAATACTCCATCATCCTTAACGAACACGATTCAATTTCAACATTCTTTTTGGCTGCCTCTGCCTCGACATTCTTTAGACTGAATTCTTTAACATTCTCTGTGTCTTGCAGAGACGGATGACAATTGTGCCCCATTTGTTTCACTGATGGACATCATAACATTCCCCAAGGTACCACCATTCATGAATCTTTTTTCTGCATTCCctgaaaagattaaaaatactTTTCTGTGCTCACCTACGCTGTTATTACAGGTTACATGCAAGTACAAATGCATTGTTCGGGTTGTAGCTGCATATCCTTGGCAAGTAGAGGATTTCTGTTCAGTTGAGAATAGCCGGCACCGAGTTTTGTTGACACTGGAGGATCCAACAGCGACTTTAGATACTTTCTTATGCGATAAAGAAGCAGTAACAAACTCACCTTTGGTCTATGCATCTAAACTGTAAAGAGAGACTCTGTTACCCTAATCTAGTGTTAATTTATTGGCAGGAGTACTTTTGGGGTTTAGGATTTCAGAACACAGAGATATTGAGGAATAAGCGGAATCGGTTGCTTGGAATAAGGGGATTCTCCAACTTGGGTGCTCCAAGAAATCCACCATGGATTGAGTGTTGTATCTTCTCCTACTATACTCATAAAGCTGACCCATGGACGACAAGAAAATACAGAATCTTTGGTACTCGCCTTCTTGATTAAGCTTTGTTAAGACTAATTAGTTAGTATTAGGAGTTTAGTACATAGATCATGTTAAGAATGTTGGATGTAGCTAACCAAAAGAACTTCTTCATGGTATAATAATCAGATGAATCATCATCAGATGAATTttcagaaaaacaaagagatttaAAGAAGCAAATCATTAGGAACAATATTTACTTGCTGATAGATCATGTCCTTACAATATGCAATTGACCAGACCAGTGACAGAAAAAATGACTGCAAACACTATAGACGATGAACATGTTACTCTTCCCCTCTGTTGGTGGCACCAAGCTTTCTTTGAGGTTTCTCATGTCTTCTTCTCAGTCTTAACCCTCAAGGATTCATTTGCACGGTGCAAATTGCACCCATGAGAGTGACTTCGGTTAACATCCCGATCACAACTACAAGGGTTTGGTGGATCTCTCTTCCCCAGAGGGTTAAACAGGTGATATAATTTGGACTAAAttctataactaaaaaaagGCGGTAAGAAATGGAAAGATAATTGCTACATTTATAACTCTACTTGTAAAAATTCTGTCATCACTAAGGTCAACAAAGAAACGAATACAGAAtcggaaaaaaagaaaagagagacgGAGCAAACAAAAGTCAACTATGCTTTGCTTACTCGTTGAACATTGCCTAATACAACAGCTTCAGTGACCAAACAGAATGGTTTTGCGTGTTAACAGTCTTTCATAAAACTCCACAATCTTGTCCATTCTTCGctgatacaacaacaacaactcttaCACTACACTTGGTCTCAATCTGAAACCCTCTTTCCCTTACAGGGTCACTGACATCAGTTGGTTCCTGCTCAGATGTGAAGCAGCTCCTCGGGGATTGCAGCTGGATCTAAGTCCCAACAGTTTCCGGGAAAGCCGCTGGTTGCATCTTTGAGAAACCAGGACGGCACTTGGTGCGAGAACCGCAACATCTCGCACCTTGGTATCCACTTCTTACTGTCTTCCTTCGTGCTCCTGTGATATACGGTTTTGTAGCCCTCTAGTTTAACAAGAGGGGCAATGCACACACCATACTGTTCAGTATACTCATCAAGGATCTCGACCATTTCATATTGGTGCCTCACTTCATCCGGGGTTGATCCGTCCCAGTTTAGTGACCAGTTCTTGTAGACAGCCCAAATCTCCCCACTTGTGGGGAAGATCCGAACACAACCACCTCTCCCTGTCTTCTTGCCTTTCAAAAGATGCGAAAAGATGTTAACTTGGTCAACTATGTCAGAGTTTCGTATCCTGAAATGCCCACACGACTTTGTAAACCCGTATTGTACCCATTTCATTGACCCAAACTCAATGTCCGTTTTGGAGCTCAAGTAAGCAATGTCAATCTTAAAGGGTTGAACCGAGAGTACTTCCTTAACCACACAATATAGGCGTGGcataccatcatcttcatcataaaTTGCCCAAATTTGCCTTGGCTCAAAGGATTCCTCCGATctgtttttatcaaaatcatgGAAATCAGAGTCTGGTACTGTTATTGGTCCGTTATTTTTGCGTCCTGTAACATCTCCCAACTTACAGGAGACAACAGCTTTTTCATCGAGGGGTGTCGCATCCTCTGCAGCCGCTGCTGCTTCTGAAGCTAATCTCATGATCTCCAATCTTTTCTTAATGTCCGTTTTGGCCTTTTGAAGTAAGGGCTTCCGTGTATCCAATACTGATGCAGCAGAACACCGTCTGGATGATCCATAACATTGGAGATGAAGTTTGTAATCCTGATCCATTTTGCCATCCGTATTCATTGTCTTTAATACTGAAACAGGTTTCAGAGGGTTCTCAACAAAGACATTAGCAGCAGCTTCCAGAAAAACTTTGCTCTTCTTCCCAGGTCTGCCGACCTTAATTGCAGACCCGTGAGCAGACACGCTGGGCGGATTAGGATATATCAGACCTCCAGATGAGCTTTTCATCGAGCATGTACCATT is drawn from Camelina sativa cultivar DH55 chromosome 1, Cs, whole genome shotgun sequence and contains these coding sequences:
- the LOC104698869 gene encoding uncharacterized protein LOC104698869; the encoded protein is MEAYREEALRVKQIAERRFVEKDFTGARSYALKARSLFPDLEGLSQMIATFEVYLASQCRSGGQIDYYAVLGLKPSAGKREVKKQYKKMAVLLHPDKNKCIGADGAFHLISEAWGFLSNEFNKSTFYYKRKKHIDSTVVQKHSTEYMPGTGTTVFDRFPPSSERLDTFWTVCTSCKVQYEYLRKYVNKRLSCKNCRGAFIAVETGPAPVSASFHYTTPTHAPPSHVPPSHAPPSHAPPSNGYGTHGYDAISRMPTNSTYFLGHYPGQGHGYDYGTNGSYEWSSYSGTTSPGNLDLKRVSSVSNGYPYKHSTSVVSAGIKKAKDGSNGTCSMKSSSGGLIYPNPPSVSAHGSAIKVGRPGKKSKVFLEAAANVFVENPLKPVSVLKTMNTDGKMDQDYKLHLQCYGSSRRCSAASVLDTRKPLLQKAKTDIKKRLEIMRLASEAAAAAEDATPLDEKAVVSCKLGDVTGRKNNGPITVPDSDFHDFDKNRSEESFEPRQIWAIYDEDDGMPRLYCVVKEVLSVQPFKIDIAYLSSKTDIEFGSMKWVQYGFTKSCGHFRIRNSDIVDQVNIFSHLLKGKKTGRGGCVRIFPTSGEIWAVYKNWSLNWDGSTPDEVRHQYEMVEILDEYTEQYGVCIAPLVKLEGYKTVYHRSTKEDSKKWIPRCEMLRFSHQVPSWFLKDATSGFPGNCWDLDPAAIPEELLHI
- the LOC104698860 gene encoding protection of telomeres protein 1a-like, whose translation is MARKRESPKLVKIKDAINLINQRVSLIGIVIEQREPKRCRNNDWICTLRVIDDTYPSPGFTVNVFSNTLEQLPQIKNYDDMILFTRIKMQTFDSGKRVNSACDRWVSSFALFEGGGTGKDFVCYQCSSNFHEEEALYKSSMDDLRKVFAGSSGFLKAQSSIYRVTPCSQEKISFLREIKNGKCFDLVCKILHADEQMSTVFVWDGTDAPPAFILTKGVEEDEAFSSLSVNTFLSRDTLLSFPTLGTILRVSLSNHLFHQVKPGDWVKLHHLLCEVDRGSWVGKVTNSTKVRHAQDDSLVKKIMRIYDKRIASKLGHIPYWSFPSPPGLTETDDNCAPFVSLMDIITFPKVTCKYKCIVRVVAAYPWQVEDFCSVENSRHRVLLTLEDPTATLDTFLCDKEAEYFWGLGFQNTEILRNKRNRLLGIRGFSNLGAPRNPPWIECCIFSYYTHKADPWTTRKYRIFGTRLLD